The Acidianus manzaensis genome has a window encoding:
- a CDS encoding Ppx/GppA phosphatase family protein — MYHAVIDAGYNSFRIVIYEVFSNGTFRTIGSLKYFVRIGQGLEEGKFISEDRIEEAEIALKNFKKILDSNKKIEDVKIVATSAFRYASNGEEASKRLSKVIGKEIRIVSGEEEGRYSAIGMLNTLPISSGILFELGGGSLEIIEVNSGNISKVYQLPLGALKLSKSSEKEIRKKVDDNLSTTNLKNTKILVGSGGNVRALAKLDEKLSSFNSRSIHGYFLPSKQINKYATVLQTLDLEDRSSLPGISKDRALTIHSAAIILDELAKYFGVENILVSSFGMREGVLTEGKKLDRNSWLEGIALSHCVDPPHAIMEDILSQIDGKYSFYIASATYLASVFKMAGYLNPYDICYRFTKNAVMPGFTLNEAILIGLLCKSVNSKVKKRYIKAINEDISKKEIYNFGKIIKNAVNKYIAGVRI, encoded by the coding sequence ATGTATCATGCAGTAATAGATGCTGGATATAATTCTTTTAGAATTGTAATTTATGAAGTATTTTCTAATGGAACCTTTAGGACTATTGGTTCTTTGAAGTATTTTGTAAGAATTGGACAAGGATTAGAAGAAGGAAAATTTATATCAGAAGATAGAATAGAAGAAGCAGAAATAGCGTTAAAGAATTTCAAGAAAATTTTAGATTCAAATAAAAAAATAGAAGACGTTAAAATTGTAGCTACAAGTGCTTTTAGATATGCATCTAACGGTGAAGAAGCCTCAAAAAGATTAAGCAAGGTTATAGGAAAAGAAATAAGAATTGTATCAGGAGAGGAAGAAGGGAGGTATTCAGCAATAGGAATGTTAAACACTTTGCCTATTTCAAGTGGAATTTTGTTTGAGCTAGGTGGAGGATCACTAGAAATAATAGAAGTAAATTCAGGAAATATAAGTAAAGTATATCAATTACCTTTAGGAGCTCTTAAATTGTCAAAATCTTCAGAAAAAGAAATCAGAAAAAAAGTAGATGATAATCTTTCTACTACTAATCTAAAAAATACAAAAATATTAGTTGGATCTGGAGGAAACGTTAGAGCATTGGCTAAACTTGATGAAAAACTATCTTCTTTTAATTCTCGTTCTATTCATGGTTACTTTTTACCATCAAAACAGATTAACAAATACGCTACAGTACTTCAGACATTAGATTTAGAAGACAGATCATCCCTGCCAGGAATAAGTAAAGATAGAGCGTTAACTATCCATTCTGCTGCAATTATTTTGGATGAGTTAGCTAAATACTTTGGTGTAGAAAATATTCTGGTTTCATCATTTGGAATGAGAGAAGGAGTTTTAACAGAAGGTAAAAAACTTGACAGAAATTCATGGTTAGAGGGTATAGCATTATCTCATTGTGTTGATCCTCCACATGCTATAATGGAAGATATATTAAGTCAGATAGACGGAAAATATTCATTTTATATAGCATCTGCGACATATTTGGCATCAGTATTTAAGATGGCCGGATACTTAAACCCTTATGATATTTGCTATAGATTTACTAAGAATGCTGTAATGCCAGGATTTACTTTAAACGAAGCAATTTTAATTGGTTTATTATGTAAATCAGTTAATTCTAAGGTTAAAAAGAGATATATAAAAGCAATAAATGAAGATATTAGTAAAAAAGAGATTTATAATTTTGGTAAAATAATTAAGAATGCTGTAAATAAATACATAGCAGGCGTCAGAATATGA
- a CDS encoding EVE domain-containing protein produces the protein MTYWLIPIQEDMWDTIRDEGVYGYKSKLDQYIQKGDFLIIYVSKYYAKIYGGKVVGIARVISDWYFDETPVFPEEKVRNKGIYPYRVKLQMLVSGVCDFKTILDKINFIEDKAQIAKYLRNAPANLKRPIPEEDAKIIEQCVAQG, from the coding sequence GTGACCTACTGGTTAATACCAATTCAAGAGGATATGTGGGACACAATAAGGGATGAAGGAGTTTATGGATATAAAAGTAAATTAGACCAGTATATACAAAAGGGAGACTTCTTAATCATTTATGTTAGCAAATACTATGCTAAAATTTATGGAGGAAAGGTAGTAGGAATAGCTAGAGTTATTAGTGACTGGTATTTTGATGAAACACCTGTATTTCCTGAAGAAAAAGTAAGAAATAAAGGAATATATCCTTACAGAGTTAAATTACAAATGTTAGTCTCAGGAGTTTGCGATTTTAAAACTATATTAGATAAAATAAATTTCATAGAAGACAAAGCACAAATAGCAAAATATTTAAGAAATGCTCCTGCTAATTTGAAAAGACCTATACCAGAAGAGGATGCGAAAATAATAGAGCAATGTGTAGCCCAAGGTTGA
- a CDS encoding DUF1286 domain-containing protein, with amino-acid sequence MKLRSHYIFSTGLLALFNSMIIHEFYINLFISSIISVISNSLIDRIGHEIKGPYIARSPRTHTIPRSIIWGIIPSIILIVISEILVTIIFETDYSFETYFVCIFLDGIIVGPSHMLLDVFTEKGIYVKKNNHWNRFAIAHFKYNNPIINGIAILCGIIMLYYSFLLSSISSL; translated from the coding sequence ATGAAACTTCGTTCACATTATATTTTTTCTACCGGGCTCCTAGCATTATTTAATTCTATGATAATCCATGAATTTTATATAAATTTATTCATATCTAGCATAATTTCAGTGATTAGTAATAGTTTAATTGATAGAATTGGACATGAAATAAAAGGACCATACATAGCCAGATCTCCTAGAACTCACACCATTCCAAGAAGTATAATTTGGGGAATAATTCCTTCTATCATACTAATTGTTATTTCCGAAATTCTTGTTACGATAATATTTGAGACTGACTACTCATTCGAAACGTATTTCGTTTGTATTTTTTTAGATGGAATAATAGTAGGCCCTTCTCATATGCTTCTTGATGTCTTCACTGAAAAAGGAATTTATGTGAAGAAAAACAACCATTGGAATAGATTTGCTATAGCTCATTTCAAGTATAATAACCCTATAATTAATGGAATTGCTATATTATGTGGAATAATAATGTTGTATTACTCCTTCTTATTGAGTAGTATATCAAGTTTATAA
- a CDS encoding thiamine pyrophosphate-requiring protein, whose protein sequence is MEVGEYILTFIKKYADKVFIVSGTDYPAFIRAQNKLKEPEFVIVPHEITAASVAIGYSLSGKLGVLMVHTVPGTLNSLGIIADAYTSRIPLLIIAGKSPYTSKGSTASRDLRIHWTQDADQEELVRRYVKFAYEVRDPSQIPYVLSRAVQIALSEPQGPVYIAIPREISISNVESKEIRMSYYYPGTPENIIEKAKEMIEKSSYPVIVTWRSGRKESWFEAIKDFADKYNIPVVNYIGERVNYPSSGKMAVDNYDLRNADLIIEVETEVPWIPKKENIDAKIIRIDSDPSYSYIPYYDFECDLCVQTSVDDFFNRLKLSNKKYDENFLDKILHEKEEKIKSIEKLSDRDSIDKNYASYVVSRLGFPIFNEYDLNPKYGIFNEFNSYFGDPAIGHLGWALGASVGYKIATGKDVISVVGDGSFIFGVPSAFYYIVKKYPILTVIFDNKGWNAVRKAVREVYPDIDLKEYPGADFDIEKIPSSIESIGGYYEYAERPDELLESLKKGVEKIRLGKPVIVHAKII, encoded by the coding sequence ATGGAAGTAGGAGAATACATTTTAACATTTATAAAAAAATATGCAGATAAAGTTTTTATTGTATCTGGTACAGATTACCCAGCTTTTATTAGGGCTCAAAACAAGTTAAAAGAACCAGAATTTGTTATAGTTCCCCATGAGATCACTGCAGCTAGTGTTGCTATTGGGTATTCTTTGTCTGGTAAGCTAGGAGTTTTAATGGTTCACACAGTACCTGGAACTTTAAACTCTCTAGGTATAATTGCTGATGCGTATACATCTAGAATTCCTTTATTAATTATAGCTGGTAAGTCTCCTTATACTTCTAAGGGTAGTACTGCAAGTAGAGATTTACGAATACATTGGACTCAAGACGCTGATCAAGAAGAATTAGTAAGAAGATACGTAAAATTCGCTTATGAAGTTAGAGATCCTTCTCAGATACCTTATGTTCTTTCTAGAGCTGTTCAAATAGCATTAAGCGAACCTCAAGGTCCAGTATATATTGCTATTCCGAGAGAAATAAGTATTTCAAATGTAGAATCTAAGGAAATTAGAATGTCTTATTATTATCCTGGAACACCAGAGAATATTATTGAAAAAGCTAAAGAAATGATAGAAAAATCCTCTTATCCAGTAATTGTAACGTGGAGAAGTGGAAGAAAAGAATCTTGGTTTGAAGCTATAAAAGATTTCGCTGATAAATATAATATACCTGTAGTAAATTATATCGGTGAAAGAGTTAATTATCCATCATCAGGGAAAATGGCGGTCGATAATTACGACTTAAGGAATGCTGATCTTATTATCGAAGTGGAAACTGAAGTTCCATGGATTCCCAAGAAGGAAAATATAGATGCAAAGATAATTAGAATTGATTCAGATCCTTCATATTCTTATATACCATATTATGATTTTGAATGTGACTTATGTGTGCAAACGTCTGTAGACGATTTCTTCAATAGGCTTAAGCTATCGAACAAAAAGTATGATGAAAATTTTTTAGATAAAATATTACATGAGAAAGAAGAGAAAATAAAATCTATTGAAAAATTATCTGATAGAGATAGTATAGATAAAAACTATGCGTCTTATGTAGTAAGTAGACTTGGATTTCCCATTTTTAATGAATACGATTTAAATCCCAAATATGGAATTTTTAATGAATTTAATTCCTATTTTGGAGATCCGGCTATAGGGCATTTAGGATGGGCTTTAGGCGCTAGTGTAGGTTATAAAATTGCTACTGGTAAAGATGTGATTTCTGTAGTTGGTGATGGATCTTTTATTTTCGGAGTACCTTCAGCTTTTTATTATATAGTGAAGAAATACCCTATACTTACTGTAATTTTTGATAATAAAGGTTGGAATGCAGTTAGGAAAGCTGTTAGAGAAGTTTATCCTGATATTGATTTGAAGGAATATCCTGGAGCCGATTTTGATATAGAGAAAATTCCTTCATCTATAGAATCTATAGGAGGTTATTACGAATATGCAGAAAGGCCTGATGAATTGTTAGAATCACTCAAAAAAGGCGTAGAAAAAATTAGATTAGGTAAACCTGTAATTGTCCATGCTAAAATAATTTGA
- the sixA gene encoding phosphohistidine phosphatase SixA yields MITILIVRHGDAEPKIDGKEDKDRKLVKKGIKQMKRIANFIDEMEYNIDRIITSPYIRAYQSAEAILDELGIDDKKIETMDELSPDKDPSSFIEKMKEFADNSTIMIVGHEPYLSNYIKLITGGEVEIKKGGIAVVEYSLADNKGELKMLLTQKVLKLI; encoded by the coding sequence ATGATAACTATTTTGATAGTTAGACATGGCGATGCAGAACCTAAAATTGATGGAAAAGAGGATAAAGATAGAAAACTTGTAAAAAAAGGAATAAAACAAATGAAACGAATTGCAAATTTTATAGATGAAATGGAATATAATATAGATAGAATTATAACCAGTCCTTATATTAGAGCATACCAATCAGCAGAAGCTATATTAGATGAATTAGGAATAGACGATAAGAAAATTGAAACAATGGATGAACTTTCACCAGACAAAGATCCAAGTTCATTTATTGAAAAAATGAAAGAATTTGCAGATAATTCTACTATTATGATTGTTGGACATGAACCATATTTATCTAACTATATAAAATTGATAACTGGAGGTGAAGTGGAAATTAAAAAAGGAGGAATAGCAGTAGTAGAATATAGCTTGGCAGATAATAAAGGAGAATTAAAAATGCTTCTTACGCAAAAGGTATTAAAGCTGATATGA
- a CDS encoding acyl-CoA thioesterase: MSAQIEFVFRETVRIYDTDAQGIAHYASYYRFFTNAIEKLMTEKLGINYPISDNFWFVIVESHAVYKKPLKLGDEIDVVLSPKVLSKKVIRFDISIIRKGEKTTEGYVIQASIDPKTWKAIELPDDILNKIISL, from the coding sequence ATGTCTGCACAAATAGAGTTCGTATTTAGAGAAACAGTAAGAATATATGATACTGATGCTCAAGGTATAGCACATTACGCATCATATTATAGATTTTTTACTAATGCCATAGAGAAACTGATGACAGAAAAATTAGGCATAAACTATCCTATTAGTGATAATTTTTGGTTTGTAATAGTTGAATCTCATGCAGTATATAAAAAACCGTTAAAATTAGGAGATGAAATAGATGTGGTTCTCTCACCAAAGGTCTTATCAAAGAAGGTTATTAGATTTGATATATCGATAATAAGAAAAGGTGAAAAAACTACCGAAGGATATGTAATTCAAGCTTCTATTGATCCTAAGACGTGGAAAGCTATAGAACTTCCAGACGATATCTTAAATAAGATTATTTCTTTATAG